From the genome of Triticum aestivum cultivar Chinese Spring chromosome 3B, IWGSC CS RefSeq v2.1, whole genome shotgun sequence, one region includes:
- the LOC123069129 gene encoding pumilio homolog 24 isoform X1 yields MVGGRDHQQEESRGGGGGTKGKPQPVTAKEKRVTAKEVSESRKPDYNLKKDIEVLWGKMIGRHLSKEDIIKLVTEALRKMDWKYLEFLDPIHVCSGSHTQESGKVRTHIIRILKKQIMKLDVSDYGCLVLFEELTKQLKEIILIRPGDANCCSYCTHFAHII; encoded by the exons ATGGTCGGTGGCCGCGACCACCAACAAGAGGAatcgcgaggcggcggcggcggcaccaaGGGGAAGCCGCAGCCCGTCACTGCCAAGGAAAAGCGGGTCACAGCTAAG GAAGTGTCGGAGTCGAGGAAGCCCGACTACAACCTTAAGAAA GACATCGAAGTACTATGGGGAAAGATGATAGGTCGTCATTTGAGCAAGGAGGATATAATCAA GCTAGTTACCGAGGCCCTCCGTAAAATGGATTGGAAATATTTGGAATTTCTGGATCCCAT ACATGTGTGTAGTGGTTCTCACACTCAAGAGAGTGGCAAG GTTAGGACGCATATTATCAGAATCTTGAAGAAGCAGATTATGAAGCTTGATGTCAGTGATTATGGATGCCTT GTTCTATTTGAAGAGCTGACAAAGCAGTTAAAGGAAATCATATTGATAAG ACCGGGAGACGCCAATTGCTGCAGCTATTGCACACACTTTGCTCACATTATCTGA
- the LOC123069129 gene encoding pumilio homolog 24 isoform X2, with protein sequence MVGGRDHQQEESRGGGGGTKGKPQPVTAKEKRVTAKEVSESRKPDYNLKKDIEVLWGKMIGRHLSKEDIIKLVTEALRKMDWKYLEFLDPIHVCSGSHTQESGKVRTHIIRILKKQIMKLDVSDYGCLVLFEELTKQLKEIILISLNRSIFDQV encoded by the exons ATGGTCGGTGGCCGCGACCACCAACAAGAGGAatcgcgaggcggcggcggcggcaccaaGGGGAAGCCGCAGCCCGTCACTGCCAAGGAAAAGCGGGTCACAGCTAAG GAAGTGTCGGAGTCGAGGAAGCCCGACTACAACCTTAAGAAA GACATCGAAGTACTATGGGGAAAGATGATAGGTCGTCATTTGAGCAAGGAGGATATAATCAA GCTAGTTACCGAGGCCCTCCGTAAAATGGATTGGAAATATTTGGAATTTCTGGATCCCAT ACATGTGTGTAGTGGTTCTCACACTCAAGAGAGTGGCAAG GTTAGGACGCATATTATCAGAATCTTGAAGAAGCAGATTATGAAGCTTGATGTCAGTGATTATGGATGCCTT GTTCTATTTGAAGAGCTGACAAAGCAGTTAAAGGAAATCATATTGATAAG CTTAAACAGGTCCATCTTTGACCAAGTATAG
- the LOC123067416 gene encoding uncharacterized protein, producing the protein MSQHRERLYDKGKKVVEYERTPRSQLTNTHRPPSGFFIRKQTRTTNYSVLSSDDDDNVPTQLPMMIPIAGNLKAFQPVPHVETSIGNHSREGTYYDHHASLRVTERSIDHNIGSDIALGLDTEDNVPEHIASNDIIKSDRKQKRRDQYIARRNRLTLEQKEEINARRREARKKNRGGEDCPSKRSQATHDTRGEATE; encoded by the exons ATGTCACAGCACAGAGAGCGTCTCTATGATAAAGGAAAAAAAG TTGTCGAATATGAGAGGACACCCAGATCACAACTCACCAATACACACCGACCACCATCTGGTTTTTTCATACGCAAACAAACACGCACTACTAACTACAGTGTTTTGTCTTCCGATGATGATGACAATGTGCCCACGCAACTGCCTATGATGATTCCTATAGCCGGCAATCTCAAGGCCTTTCAGCCAGTGCCGCATGTGGAAACATCAATCG GAAATCATTCTCGTGAAGGCACTTACTATGATCACCATGCATCACTGCGAGTAACAGAGAGAAGCATTGATCATAATATTGGTTCAGACATAGCACTTGGACTCGACACTGAAGACAATGTCCCCGAGCACATTGCTTCAAATGATATCATTAAATCAGATAGAAAACAGAAAAGGCGAGATCAATATATAGCACGGCGAAATAGATTAACACTTGAACAGAAGGAGGAAATCAATGCACGTCGCAGAGAAGCTAGGAAAAAAAACAGAGGAGGAGAGGACTGCCCGTCAAAGAGAAGCCAGGCAACGCATGACACCAGAGGAGAAGCAACAGAGTAA